One region of Brachybacterium saurashtrense genomic DNA includes:
- a CDS encoding pseudouridine synthase, with the protein MSPGPDGPGADGAHTPPSARDEGPAAPRPGRAARRRARRRPPPLPQREGLDPVRWLVPREHEAPRPALEALRARFPALVDPAATPLPRRFADGEIVDPLGRPWRAEDAVGAGDELWFHRELREETVPPVPLTILHRDAHLLVLDKPHDMATMPRGAHVLASALVRLRRATGITDLVPLHRLDRRTAGVLAFGIRPAERAAYQQLFARREVHKQYEARVRPGPSSPLPRTPGERLLLQDRLERPRGALTVRAVAGPPNAQTLLEVVAAEVDGTLRLRLHPRTGRTHQLRAQLSARDAPILGEDLYPQPGPEPPLPLQLLARRLAFEDPVTGEARAFLSAQELAAGPRTLDP; encoded by the coding sequence GTGAGCCCGGGGCCCGACGGCCCCGGGGCGGACGGCGCGCACACGCCGCCGAGCGCTCGCGACGAGGGCCCCGCCGCGCCCCGACCCGGTCGGGCCGCGCGCCGCCGCGCTCGTCGGCGGCCGCCGCCGCTGCCGCAGCGGGAGGGGCTGGATCCCGTGCGCTGGCTGGTGCCGCGCGAGCACGAGGCGCCGCGCCCCGCCCTCGAGGCCCTGCGCGCGCGGTTCCCGGCGCTGGTCGATCCCGCCGCCACCCCGCTCCCGCGGCGCTTCGCCGACGGGGAGATCGTGGACCCCCTGGGCAGGCCCTGGCGCGCCGAGGACGCGGTGGGCGCCGGCGACGAGCTGTGGTTCCACCGGGAGCTGCGGGAGGAGACGGTGCCGCCGGTGCCGCTCACGATCCTGCACCGCGATGCCCACCTGCTGGTGCTCGACAAGCCCCACGACATGGCGACGATGCCCCGCGGCGCGCACGTGCTCGCCAGCGCCCTGGTGCGGCTGCGGCGCGCCACCGGGATCACCGACCTGGTGCCCCTGCACCGCCTGGACCGCCGCACCGCCGGGGTGCTCGCCTTCGGGATCCGCCCCGCGGAGCGCGCCGCCTATCAGCAGCTGTTCGCCCGCCGCGAGGTGCACAAGCAGTACGAGGCCCGTGTGCGCCCCGGCCCGTCCTCGCCGCTGCCGCGCACGCCGGGGGAGCGCCTGCTGCTGCAGGACCGGCTGGAGCGCCCCCGCGGCGCGCTCACGGTGCGCGCCGTGGCCGGGCCGCCGAACGCCCAGACCCTGCTCGAGGTGGTCGCCGCCGAGGTGGACGGCACCCTCCGCCTCCGGCTCCACCCCCGCACCGGCCGCACCCATCAGCTGCGGGCCCAGCTCTCCGCCCGGGACGCCCCGATCCTGGGGGAGGACCTCTACCCGCAGCCCGGCCCCGAGCCCCCGCTGCCGCTGCAGCTGCTGGCGCGCCGCCTCGCCTTCGAGGACCCGGTCACGGGGGAGGCGCGGGCGTTCCTCAGCGCGCAGGAGCTCGCGGCCGGCCCTCGTACGCTGGACCCGTGA
- a CDS encoding inorganic phosphate transporter: MPGSRTQTTPAAPIRAGLHGPDRSWHLGAGLMTVVMAVTFTIWAFSHTGTDTSIALMLLAIAFGLFMAFNIGGNDVANSFGTSVGAGTLTMKQALVVAAVFEVSGAVLAGGSVTETVRKGIVDLDGVAVDAMSFAYIMMAALLGAAVWLLLATRMGWPVSTTHAIIGGIVGAAVTTGFATGSGGFEMVHWGEIGKIAISWILSPLLGGITAYLVFRLIKQHILAPAARAIALGSRGFDDAEDDEDDEDDDDAEDAEDPDEQNRHVAGYERVTELQQSAFAESAALDLTPGTPGAELAEQAAHLSKKERKAARKVERKAAYHALEKRVPPLAALASVLLAAMLVFKGLGNTGITFSLGGGVLLLTMLALAVWMATTVFARALKKQSISRATFLMFSWMQVFTACAFAFSHGANDIANAVGPFAAVLDVLRTGVVSEEAAVPTAVLVAFGIALVSGLWFVGRKVIHTVGTGLTSMHPSSGFAAELAAAAIVLLASVLGLPVSSTHILIGAVLGVGIVNRAANWRLMRPIFLAWIITLPAAAGIGAVVVLVLRALF; encoded by the coding sequence ATGCCTGGTTCGCGCACCCAGACCACCCCCGCCGCCCCGATCCGCGCTGGCCTGCACGGCCCCGACCGCTCCTGGCACCTCGGCGCCGGACTGATGACGGTCGTGATGGCCGTCACGTTCACGATCTGGGCCTTCTCCCACACCGGCACCGACACCAGCATCGCGCTGATGCTGCTGGCGATCGCCTTCGGCCTGTTCATGGCCTTCAACATCGGCGGCAACGATGTCGCGAACTCGTTCGGCACCAGCGTGGGCGCGGGGACGCTCACCATGAAGCAGGCGCTGGTGGTGGCCGCGGTGTTCGAGGTCTCCGGCGCGGTCCTCGCCGGCGGCTCCGTCACCGAGACGGTGCGCAAGGGGATCGTGGACCTCGACGGGGTGGCGGTGGACGCGATGTCCTTCGCCTACATCATGATGGCGGCGCTGCTGGGCGCGGCGGTGTGGCTGCTGCTGGCCACCCGGATGGGCTGGCCGGTCTCCACCACGCACGCGATCATCGGCGGCATCGTGGGCGCCGCGGTGACGACCGGCTTCGCCACCGGGTCCGGCGGGTTCGAGATGGTCCACTGGGGCGAGATCGGGAAGATCGCGATCTCCTGGATCCTCTCCCCGCTGCTGGGCGGGATCACCGCGTACCTCGTGTTCCGGCTGATCAAGCAGCACATCCTGGCACCGGCCGCACGCGCGATCGCGCTGGGCTCCCGCGGCTTCGACGACGCCGAGGACGACGAGGACGACGAGGACGACGACGACGCCGAGGACGCGGAGGATCCCGACGAGCAGAACCGCCACGTGGCCGGCTACGAGCGCGTCACCGAGCTGCAGCAGTCCGCCTTCGCGGAGTCCGCCGCCCTGGACCTCACCCCCGGCACCCCGGGCGCGGAGCTCGCCGAGCAGGCCGCGCACCTGAGCAAGAAGGAGCGCAAGGCCGCCCGCAAGGTGGAGCGCAAGGCGGCGTACCACGCGCTGGAGAAGCGGGTCCCGCCGCTGGCGGCGCTGGCCTCGGTGCTGCTGGCCGCGATGCTGGTGTTCAAGGGCCTGGGAAACACCGGGATCACCTTCTCCCTCGGCGGCGGGGTGCTGCTGCTGACGATGCTGGCCCTCGCCGTGTGGATGGCCACCACGGTGTTCGCACGGGCCCTGAAGAAGCAGTCGATCTCCCGCGCCACCTTCCTCATGTTCAGCTGGATGCAGGTGTTCACCGCCTGCGCCTTCGCCTTCAGCCACGGCGCCAACGACATCGCCAACGCGGTGGGTCCCTTCGCCGCGGTGCTGGACGTGCTGCGCACCGGCGTGGTCTCCGAGGAGGCCGCCGTCCCCACCGCCGTGCTGGTCGCCTTCGGCATCGCCCTGGTCTCCGGCCTGTGGTTCGTGGGCCGGAAGGTGATCCACACCGTCGGCACCGGGCTCACCTCGATGCACCCCTCCTCCGGCTTCGCCGCCGAGCTCGCGGCCGCCGCGATCGTGCTGCTCGCCTCGGTGCTGGGGCTGCCCGTCTCCTCCACGCACATCCTCATCGGGGCCGTGCTCGGCGTGGGCATCGTCAACCGGGCGGCGAACTGGCGGCTGATGCGGCCGATCTTCCTGGCCTGGATCATCACCCTGCCCGCCGCCGCGGGGATCGGCGCCGTGGTGGTGCTGGTGCTGCGCGCGCTCTTCTGA
- the guaB gene encoding IMP dehydrogenase, whose product MTSADPFGFIGLTYDDVLLLPGETDVIPSDADTTSRLTREISLKIPLASAAMDTVTESRMAIAMARHGGIGILHRNLSIEDQAHQVDLVKRTQTGRITNPVTIGPEATLEDFDALCGQFRVSGLPVVDAQQRLIGICTNRDLRFIPVAEWSGTKVAEVMTTELFTAPEDVTPEEATALLRRNKRERLPLIDAEGRLTGLITVKDFVKSEQFPDASKDGQGRLLVGAGVGFFGDSLERAGALRDAGVDVLVVDTANGHARLALEMIRTIKTDPAFRDVQVIGGNVATRAGAQALVDAGADAVKVGVGPGSICTTRVVAGVGVPQVTAIHEASKACGPAGVPLIGDGGLQYSGDIAKALVAGADTVMVGSLLAGTEESPGEVVLVGGKQYKAYRGMGSLGAMSSRGKKSFSKDRYFQADVPSDDKIVPEGIEGRVSYKGQLGSVVHQLTGGLHQSMFYVGANDVSELKEKGQFVRITAAGLKESHPHDMAAIMEAPNYSSH is encoded by the coding sequence ATGACGAGCGCGGATCCCTTCGGTTTCATCGGACTGACCTACGACGACGTGCTGCTGCTGCCGGGGGAGACGGACGTGATCCCCTCCGACGCGGACACCACCAGCCGCCTCACCCGGGAGATCTCCCTGAAGATCCCCCTGGCGAGCGCCGCGATGGACACCGTGACGGAGTCGCGGATGGCGATCGCGATGGCCCGCCACGGCGGCATCGGCATCCTTCACCGCAACCTCTCCATCGAGGACCAGGCCCACCAGGTGGACCTGGTCAAGCGCACCCAGACCGGCCGCATCACCAACCCGGTCACCATCGGCCCCGAGGCGACCCTCGAGGACTTCGACGCCCTGTGCGGGCAGTTCCGCGTCTCCGGCCTGCCGGTGGTCGATGCGCAGCAGCGCCTGATCGGCATCTGCACCAACCGCGACCTGCGCTTCATCCCGGTGGCGGAGTGGAGCGGCACCAAGGTCGCCGAGGTGATGACCACCGAGCTGTTCACGGCCCCGGAGGACGTCACCCCCGAGGAGGCCACCGCCCTGCTGCGCAGGAACAAGCGCGAGCGGCTCCCGCTGATCGACGCCGAGGGCCGGCTCACCGGCCTCATCACCGTCAAGGACTTCGTGAAGTCCGAGCAGTTCCCGGACGCCTCCAAGGACGGCCAGGGCCGCCTGCTGGTGGGCGCCGGGGTGGGCTTCTTCGGCGACTCCCTGGAGCGCGCCGGCGCGCTGCGCGACGCCGGCGTGGACGTGCTGGTGGTGGACACCGCGAACGGTCACGCCCGCCTCGCCCTCGAGATGATCCGCACCATCAAGACCGATCCCGCCTTCCGCGACGTCCAGGTGATCGGCGGCAACGTCGCCACCCGGGCGGGTGCCCAGGCGCTGGTCGACGCAGGCGCCGACGCGGTCAAGGTGGGCGTGGGCCCGGGCTCCATCTGCACCACCCGTGTGGTCGCGGGCGTGGGGGTCCCGCAGGTCACCGCGATCCACGAGGCCTCGAAGGCCTGCGGCCCCGCCGGGGTGCCGCTGATCGGCGACGGCGGCCTGCAGTACTCCGGCGACATCGCCAAGGCGCTGGTCGCCGGCGCGGACACCGTGATGGTGGGCTCGCTCCTGGCCGGCACCGAGGAGTCGCCGGGCGAGGTGGTGCTGGTGGGCGGCAAGCAGTACAAGGCCTACCGCGGCATGGGCTCGCTCGGGGCGATGTCCTCGCGCGGCAAGAAGTCGTTCTCCAAGGACCGCTACTTCCAGGCGGACGTGCCCAGCGACGACAAGATCGTGCCCGAGGGCATCGAGGGCCGCGTCTCCTACAAGGGCCAGCTCGGCTCCGTGGTGCACCAGCTCACCGGTGGTCTGCACCAGTCGATGTTCTACGTCGGCGCCAACGACGTCTCCGAGCTGAAGGAGAAGGGGCAGTTCGTGCGCATCACCGCGGCCGGTCTCAAGGAGTCCCACCCGCATGACATGGCCGCGATCATGGAGGCGCCGAACTACTCCTCGCACTGA
- a CDS encoding VOC family protein: MPAPALYLHLPGTAAEALEFYQGVFGGETSRATFAEFERTDGPASAIAHGMVRGAVDLFVADAGEHDEPFSARGLMVALLGTAEPTTLRTWFAALAEGGEVVDELQRRPWGASDGQLRDRYGVLWLIGYEHGTEPAEQAVTVEP; encoded by the coding sequence ATGCCCGCACCCGCCCTGTACCTGCACCTGCCCGGCACCGCCGCCGAGGCGCTCGAGTTCTATCAGGGGGTGTTCGGCGGGGAGACCTCGCGGGCCACGTTCGCGGAGTTCGAACGCACCGACGGCCCCGCCTCCGCGATCGCCCACGGCATGGTGCGCGGTGCGGTGGACCTGTTCGTGGCCGACGCCGGCGAGCACGACGAGCCGTTCTCGGCCCGCGGCCTGATGGTGGCGCTGCTGGGCACCGCCGAGCCCACCACCCTGCGCACCTGGTTCGCGGCCCTCGCCGAGGGCGGCGAAGTGGTGGACGAGCTCCAGCGGCGCCCCTGGGGCGCCTCCGACGGCCAGCTGCGCGACCGCTACGGGGTGCTGTGGCTGATCGGCTACGAGCACGGCACCGAGCCCGCCGAGCAGGCAGTGACCGTCGAGCCCTGA
- a CDS encoding exonuclease domain-containing protein, giving the protein MSIPTWTDAPLLGFDTETTGTNVEKDRIVTVALVHSVGPGREHETVATWLIDPGVEIPEPAQRVHGISTEHAREHGMQPAAALEEVATMIVEALGKDVPLVAFNIGFDLAILENELTRLGLPTLVQRLGHDIAPVIDGLVIDRGVDRYRKGKRTLTDVLAHYGLEQDGRLHTADVDVSATLDVVRAIAAKYPQVASSSLEELHREQVGWHRRWAEGMNEWLTKKGKTPDVNTAWPL; this is encoded by the coding sequence ATGAGCATTCCCACCTGGACCGACGCCCCGCTGCTCGGCTTCGACACCGAGACCACCGGCACGAACGTGGAGAAGGATCGGATCGTCACGGTCGCGCTCGTCCACTCCGTCGGCCCGGGCAGGGAGCACGAGACGGTCGCGACCTGGCTGATCGATCCGGGGGTGGAGATCCCCGAGCCCGCCCAGCGCGTGCACGGCATCTCCACCGAGCACGCCCGCGAGCACGGCATGCAGCCCGCGGCCGCGCTCGAGGAGGTCGCGACGATGATCGTCGAGGCGCTCGGGAAGGACGTGCCCCTGGTCGCCTTCAACATCGGCTTCGACCTCGCGATCCTCGAGAACGAGCTGACCCGTCTGGGCCTGCCCACCCTCGTCCAGCGGCTCGGCCACGACATCGCCCCCGTGATCGACGGCCTCGTAATCGATCGCGGCGTGGACCGCTACCGCAAGGGCAAGCGCACCCTCACCGACGTGCTCGCCCACTACGGCCTCGAGCAGGACGGCCGGCTCCACACCGCCGACGTCGACGTCTCCGCGACCCTCGACGTGGTCCGCGCGATCGCCGCGAAGTACCCCCAGGTCGCCTCCTCCAGCCTCGAGGAGCTCCACCGCGAGCAGGTGGGCTGGCACCGACGCTGGGCCGAGGGCATGAACGAGTGGCTGACGAAGAAGGGCAAGACCCCGGACGTGAACACCGCCTGGCCGCTGTGA
- a CDS encoding GuaB3 family IMP dehydrogenase-related protein, producing MSEIEIGRNKRGRRSYSLDDVAVVPSRRTRDPEDVSTAWQVDAYHFDIPIFAAPMDSLMSPETAIELGRLGGLGVLDLEGLWTRYEDPSAQFARIADASDDEVVAVMREIYDEPVKAELIRDRIQQLRDAGVTAAGALSPQRTQEHWRTVVDAGVDLFFIRGTTVSAEHVSSGREPLNLKRFIYELDVPVIVGGCATYTAALHLMRTGAAGVLVGFGGGASQTTEETLGISVPLASAVADVAAARRDYMDESGGRYVHVIADGGLGRSGDLVKAIACGADGLMVGAALARAEEAPGRGHHWGSEAHHPTLTRGHRVSVGTAAPLEQILFGPSRAADGTTNLVGALRHAMATTGYLDLKEFQRIEVVTTA from the coding sequence ATGAGCGAGATCGAGATCGGCCGCAACAAGCGGGGACGGCGCAGCTACAGCCTGGACGACGTGGCGGTGGTCCCCTCCCGCCGCACCCGGGACCCGGAGGACGTCTCCACCGCCTGGCAGGTGGACGCCTACCACTTCGACATCCCGATCTTCGCCGCCCCGATGGACTCCCTGATGTCGCCGGAGACGGCGATCGAGCTGGGCCGGCTCGGCGGCCTCGGCGTGCTGGACCTCGAGGGGCTGTGGACCCGCTACGAGGACCCGTCCGCACAGTTCGCCCGCATCGCCGACGCCTCGGACGACGAGGTGGTCGCCGTGATGCGCGAGATCTACGACGAGCCGGTCAAGGCCGAGCTGATCCGTGACCGGATCCAGCAGCTGCGCGACGCCGGCGTGACCGCGGCCGGCGCCCTCTCCCCGCAGCGCACCCAGGAGCACTGGCGCACCGTGGTGGATGCGGGCGTGGACCTCTTCTTCATCCGCGGCACCACCGTCTCCGCCGAGCACGTCTCCAGCGGCCGCGAGCCGCTGAACCTCAAGAGGTTCATCTACGAGCTGGACGTGCCGGTGATCGTGGGCGGCTGCGCCACCTACACCGCCGCCCTGCACCTGATGCGCACCGGCGCCGCGGGCGTGCTGGTGGGCTTCGGCGGCGGCGCCTCCCAGACCACCGAGGAGACGCTGGGCATCTCGGTGCCGCTGGCCAGCGCGGTGGCCGACGTCGCCGCCGCGCGCCGCGACTACATGGACGAATCCGGTGGCCGCTACGTGCACGTCATCGCCGACGGCGGCCTGGGCCGCTCCGGGGACCTGGTCAAGGCGATCGCCTGCGGCGCCGACGGACTCATGGTCGGCGCCGCGCTCGCCCGCGCCGAGGAGGCGCCGGGCCGTGGCCACCACTGGGGCAGCGAGGCGCACCACCCCACCCTCACCCGCGGTCACCGGGTGAGCGTGGGCACCGCCGCGCCGCTCGAGCAGATCCTCTTCGGCCCCTCCCGGGCGGCCGACGGCACCACCAACCTCGTGGGCGCGCTGCGGCACGCCATGGCCACCACCGGCTACCTGGACCTCAAGGAGTTCCAGCGGATCGAGGTCGTGACCACCGCCTGA
- a CDS encoding acetate/propionate family kinase — translation MADPTDPRVLVINSGSSSLKFQLLAPAEGTVDAVGIVERVGQDSGTATITAGERSATFEGPVPDHQEAMAVVEQLFEDVGLSLTDERIRAVGHRVVQGGARYSAPVLVDEQVRWDINDLGKLAPLHNYAAVHGIDGAQALLPHVPHVAVFDTAFFTDLPEAAATYALDRDFAERYRVRRYGAHGTSHRFVSEAVSSHLAAQGRDVSDLRQVVLHLGNGASASAVRGGRAVETSMGLTPLEGLVMGTRTGDIDPSIYIHLHRQAGLSPEEIDSILNRRSGMIGLCGKSDFRDITAAVEAGDASATLAMDVYVHRLRKYLGSYAFTLGGLDVVAFTAGIGENVPMVRERLLTGLEGFGLELDREANARREKGIRVISTPGSAVTVLIVPTDEELSIAQQAAAVARDLG, via the coding sequence ATGGCCGATCCCACCGATCCGCGCGTCCTCGTCATCAACTCCGGCTCGTCCTCGCTGAAGTTCCAGCTGCTCGCCCCCGCCGAAGGCACCGTCGACGCGGTCGGGATCGTGGAGCGCGTGGGGCAGGACAGCGGCACCGCGACGATCACCGCGGGCGAGCGCTCGGCGACCTTCGAGGGACCGGTCCCGGACCACCAGGAGGCGATGGCGGTCGTCGAGCAGCTCTTCGAGGACGTGGGCCTGTCGCTGACCGACGAGCGGATCCGCGCCGTGGGCCACCGCGTGGTGCAGGGCGGCGCACGCTACTCCGCCCCCGTGCTGGTGGACGAGCAGGTGCGCTGGGACATCAACGACCTGGGCAAGCTGGCCCCGCTGCACAACTACGCGGCGGTGCACGGCATCGACGGGGCCCAGGCGCTGCTGCCCCACGTGCCGCACGTGGCCGTGTTCGACACCGCCTTCTTCACCGATCTGCCGGAGGCCGCGGCGACCTATGCCCTGGACCGGGACTTCGCCGAGCGCTACCGGGTGCGCCGCTACGGGGCGCACGGCACCAGCCACCGCTTCGTCTCCGAGGCCGTGTCCTCGCACCTGGCCGCGCAGGGCCGCGACGTCTCGGATCTGCGGCAGGTGGTGCTGCACCTGGGCAACGGCGCCTCCGCCTCCGCGGTGCGCGGCGGGCGCGCGGTGGAGACGTCGATGGGGCTCACCCCGCTCGAGGGCCTGGTGATGGGCACCCGCACCGGGGACATCGACCCCTCGATCTACATCCACCTGCACCGGCAGGCCGGGCTCAGCCCCGAGGAGATCGACTCGATCCTCAACCGCCGCTCGGGCATGATCGGCCTGTGCGGGAAGAGCGACTTCCGCGACATCACCGCGGCGGTCGAGGCGGGCGATGCCTCCGCCACGCTCGCGATGGACGTCTACGTGCACCGGCTGCGCAAGTACCTCGGCTCCTACGCCTTCACCCTGGGCGGTCTGGACGTGGTCGCCTTCACCGCCGGCATCGGGGAGAACGTGCCGATGGTGCGCGAGCGGCTGCTCACGGGCCTGGAGGGGTTCGGCCTGGAGCTGGACCGCGAGGCGAACGCGCGCCGCGAGAAGGGGATCCGGGTGATCTCCACCCCGGGCTCCGCCGTGACCGTGCTCATCGTCCCCACCGACGAGGAGCTCTCGATCGCGCAGCAGGCCGCAGCGGTGGCCCGCGACCTGGGCTGA
- the pta gene encoding phosphate acetyltransferase, which produces MLGDVTQSVYIASPEGMTGKSMVAFGLLEALASRSERVGVYRPVVKSARTRDYAVNLLTSHPAVDQEYEDAIGVDHQLVLSDPEAAHERILARHRDLAERYSVLVVLGSDYDDLANPTELAFNAEVAANIGAPVVVVLSGLDRSPDQIAALAAVSVGEFGGHHALPIALVVNRADADSLDAVRAAVSQKVRGPLVAAIPENPVILAPTVQGLKDAVGGTLLHGNPEWLDRVAVGTVIAAMSLPNVLSRLTENCTVIAPGDRYDLLPGLVMAQQSGTFPALSSILLTGGYDVPAEVGRLISGVRQDLPILTTELSTFDTALRVAKSRGRLEVASPQKMDAARRAVAEHLPIPELLAALEMTRAEVVTPMMFEFELLARARGEKKTIVLPEGEEPRILAAAEAILARGVADLVLLGEESTVRARAAQLGHDISEARVVSPHDEERVERFAAEYARLRAKKGVTLEQARETVQDVSYFGTMMVQMGEADGMVSGAVHSTAHTIRPSFEIIKTRPGAKIVSSVFLMALEDRVLVYGDCAVNPDPTAEQLADIAAQSAATAQQFGIAPRIAMLSYSTGTSGSGADVDKVREATELVRAGAPELDVEGPIQYDAAVDASVAKTKLPDSSVAGRATVFVFPDLNTGNNTYKAVQRSAGAIAIGPVLQGLNKPVNDLSRGALVDDIINTVVITAIQAQAQSPSVAV; this is translated from the coding sequence ATGCTGGGCGATGTGACCCAGAGTGTGTACATCGCCAGCCCGGAGGGCATGACCGGAAAGTCGATGGTGGCGTTCGGTCTCCTCGAAGCCCTCGCCTCCCGGTCGGAGCGCGTCGGGGTGTATCGCCCCGTCGTGAAGTCCGCCCGCACCCGCGACTACGCCGTCAACCTCCTCACCAGCCATCCCGCCGTGGATCAGGAGTACGAGGACGCGATCGGCGTGGACCACCAGCTGGTGCTCTCCGACCCCGAGGCCGCGCACGAACGGATCCTCGCCCGCCACCGCGACCTCGCCGAGCGCTACTCGGTGCTGGTGGTGCTCGGCTCGGACTACGACGACCTCGCCAACCCCACCGAGCTGGCCTTCAACGCCGAGGTGGCCGCGAACATCGGCGCGCCGGTGGTGGTGGTGCTCTCCGGCCTGGACCGCAGCCCGGACCAGATCGCCGCGCTGGCGGCCGTCTCCGTCGGCGAGTTCGGCGGCCACCACGCCCTGCCGATCGCACTGGTGGTCAACCGTGCCGACGCCGACAGCCTCGACGCGGTCCGCGCCGCCGTCTCCCAGAAGGTGCGCGGCCCCCTGGTGGCCGCGATCCCCGAGAACCCCGTGATCCTCGCGCCCACCGTGCAGGGCCTGAAGGACGCGGTGGGCGGCACGCTGCTGCACGGCAACCCCGAGTGGCTGGACCGCGTGGCCGTGGGCACCGTCATCGCGGCGATGAGCCTGCCCAACGTGCTCAGTCGGCTCACCGAGAACTGCACGGTGATCGCGCCCGGCGACCGCTACGACCTGCTGCCCGGCCTGGTCATGGCGCAGCAGTCCGGCACCTTCCCCGCGCTGTCCTCGATCCTGCTCACCGGCGGCTACGACGTGCCGGCGGAGGTGGGGCGCCTGATCTCCGGCGTGCGGCAGGACCTGCCGATCCTCACCACGGAGCTGTCCACCTTCGACACGGCGCTGCGGGTGGCGAAGTCGCGGGGACGCCTGGAGGTGGCCAGCCCCCAGAAGATGGACGCGGCCCGGCGCGCCGTGGCCGAGCACCTCCCGATCCCGGAGCTGCTGGCGGCGCTGGAGATGACCCGTGCCGAGGTGGTCACCCCCATGATGTTCGAGTTCGAGCTGCTGGCCCGGGCCCGCGGGGAGAAGAAGACCATCGTGCTGCCCGAGGGCGAGGAGCCGCGCATCCTCGCCGCCGCGGAGGCGATCCTCGCCCGCGGCGTCGCCGATCTGGTCCTGCTGGGCGAGGAGAGCACGGTGCGTGCCCGCGCCGCCCAGCTCGGCCACGACATCTCCGAGGCGCGCGTGGTCTCCCCGCACGACGAGGAGCGGGTGGAGCGCTTCGCCGCCGAGTACGCCCGGCTGCGGGCGAAGAAGGGCGTCACCCTCGAGCAGGCGCGGGAGACCGTGCAGGACGTCTCCTACTTCGGCACCATGATGGTGCAGATGGGCGAGGCCGACGGGATGGTCTCCGGGGCGGTCCACTCCACCGCCCACACCATCCGCCCCTCCTTCGAGATCATCAAGACGCGCCCCGGCGCGAAGATCGTCTCCTCGGTGTTCCTCATGGCGCTCGAGGACCGGGTGCTGGTGTACGGCGACTGCGCCGTGAACCCCGATCCCACGGCCGAGCAGCTCGCGGACATCGCCGCGCAGTCCGCCGCGACCGCGCAGCAGTTCGGGATCGCACCGCGGATCGCGATGCTCTCCTACTCCACCGGCACCTCCGGCAGCGGCGCGGACGTCGACAAGGTGCGCGAGGCCACCGAGCTGGTGCGCGCCGGCGCCCCGGAGCTCGACGTGGAAGGGCCGATCCAGTACGACGCGGCCGTGGATGCCTCGGTCGCGAAGACGAAGCTGCCGGACTCCTCGGTGGCGGGCCGGGCGACGGTGTTCGTCTTCCCGGATCTCAACACCGGCAACAACACCTACAAGGCCGTGCAGCGCTCCGCCGGGGCGATCGCGATCGGCCCCGTCCTGCAGGGCCTGAACAAGCCGGTCAACGACCTCTCGCGCGGCGCCCTGGTGGACGACATCATCAACACCGTGGTCATCACCGCGATCCAGGCGCAGGCGCAGTCGCCCTCCGTCGCCGTCTGA
- a CDS encoding SURF1 family protein has translation MLRVALRPRFLGLLALMVAATLVCGLLASWQWDRAHRAMTDRAAEPVHLGDIRDVVGVGDAVTNEIVGETVSATGSYVPGEQVLVTDRNIDGTPAVLVVSALLVELEDGTRARLPVARGWLPEAEVTGADGALDPSLAPAPPDGEVEITGRLEASEAAAEGVHDHLVSMIATPLLVNEWGSPMFAGYVSLDDPGGGLQPLPAAESEFSRNLDWQNIGYSLQWVLFGGFFLYLWWRSVRATHLDEVAARREAMEEALAEAPSSSSSSSSSSAPDAPAPAGVAARPAPSAAAAAPTDSDPLPDKDV, from the coding sequence ATGCTCCGCGTCGCCCTCCGCCCCCGCTTCCTGGGCCTGCTCGCCCTGATGGTGGCGGCCACCCTGGTGTGCGGACTGCTGGCGAGCTGGCAGTGGGATCGCGCGCACCGTGCGATGACCGACCGGGCCGCGGAGCCCGTCCACCTCGGGGACATCCGCGACGTGGTGGGCGTGGGCGATGCGGTGACCAACGAGATCGTGGGGGAGACCGTCTCCGCGACCGGAAGCTACGTGCCCGGCGAGCAGGTGCTGGTCACCGACAGGAACATCGACGGCACCCCGGCCGTGCTGGTGGTCTCCGCCCTCCTGGTCGAGCTCGAGGACGGCACCCGGGCCCGGCTGCCCGTGGCCCGCGGCTGGCTCCCCGAGGCGGAGGTGACCGGCGCCGACGGCGCGCTCGATCCGTCCCTCGCCCCCGCCCCGCCGGACGGGGAGGTGGAGATCACCGGCCGGCTCGAGGCCAGCGAGGCCGCCGCCGAGGGCGTCCACGATCACCTCGTGAGCATGATCGCCACGCCGCTGCTGGTCAACGAGTGGGGTTCGCCCATGTTCGCCGGCTACGTCTCCCTCGACGACCCCGGCGGCGGCCTGCAGCCCCTTCCCGCGGCGGAGTCCGAGTTCTCGCGCAACCTCGACTGGCAGAACATCGGTTACTCCCTGCAGTGGGTGCTGTTCGGCGGCTTCTTCCTCTACCTGTGGTGGCGCTCCGTGCGCGCCACCCATCTCGACGAGGTCGCCGCGCGCCGCGAGGCGATGGAGGAGGCGCTCGCCGAGGCTCCTTCGTCCTCGTCCTCGTCCTCGTCCTCGTCCGCGCCCGACGCACCGGCCCCGGCCGGTGTCGCCGCCCGGCCCGCCCCGTCCGCCGCCGCGGCGGCCCCCACCGACTCCGACCCCCTCCCCGACAAGGACGTGTGA